The following coding sequences lie in one Paraflavitalea devenefica genomic window:
- a CDS encoding glycoside hydrolase family 95 protein produces MKIIITTACCMLGLFCQAQHEPGSLMLWYDKPATQWVEALPVGNGRLGAMIFGGVEEELIQLNESTLYSGGPVKKNINPEAFAYLSQVRDALLKEEDYTRANALTKKMQGLYTESYLPMGDIIIRQSFNGAKPTTYRRSLDLLTATASTQFMVDGVQYERKIFTSAPDNVMLIKFLCSGKGKLNIDVSAKSLLRYNLLVKDNDELIVSGKAPAHVDPSYYNPKDRQHIIYKDTAGCNGMRFQYRIKAVSADGNITTDTAGIHIRDASEISLYVAAATSFNGFDKCPDKQGKDENALAAAIIAKAAGKSFPELFAPHFNDYSKYFNRVFFLVKDTLKENPQHRLPTDERLKAYTAGAYDPELEMLYFQFGRYLLISSSRPGGPPANLQGLWNKELRAPWSSNYTININTQMNYWPAEVTNLPEMHQPLFDFIKNLSVAGANTAKEFYHARGWVAHHNSEIWATSNAVGDKGAGDPVWANWYMGGNWLCQHLWEHYAFTRDKQFLAEKAYPLMKQAALFTLDWLVEDKNGYLVTAPSTTPENKFRDSAGKEQGVSVATTMDMAIIWDLFTNLIEASQILGIDAAFRNELIAKRKKLYPMHIGSKGQLQEWYKDFADTDPEHRHVSHLFGLHPGRQITANGSPAFFNAAKKTLAIRGDAGTGWSRGWKINWWARLLDGDHAYKLIRQLLTYANTTGEQYASGGGTYPNLFDAHPPFQIDGNFAGTAGMAEMLLQSHAGYIHLLPALPAAWKEGNVKGLIARGAFEIAMQWQQGKLTNAKVTARKGGKCVIRTATPVSVKGVQATTVKEGNDYLVSFATKPGVTYQLISSLK; encoded by the coding sequence ATGAAGATAATTATAACGACTGCTTGCTGCATGCTGGGACTGTTTTGCCAGGCGCAGCACGAACCAGGATCTTTAATGCTTTGGTACGATAAACCTGCTACCCAGTGGGTGGAAGCCTTGCCGGTGGGCAATGGCCGCCTCGGCGCCATGATCTTTGGCGGGGTGGAAGAGGAGCTGATACAGCTCAATGAAAGTACCCTGTACAGTGGCGGCCCGGTAAAAAAGAACATCAATCCCGAAGCCTTTGCCTACCTGTCGCAGGTAAGGGATGCCTTGCTCAAAGAGGAAGATTATACCAGGGCCAATGCCCTCACCAAAAAAATGCAAGGCCTGTACACGGAATCCTATCTGCCAATGGGGGATATCATTATCCGGCAATCATTCAATGGAGCGAAGCCCACGACGTATCGCCGGTCGCTGGACCTCCTTACTGCCACCGCCTCTACACAATTTATGGTTGATGGCGTGCAGTACGAGCGTAAAATATTTACTTCTGCGCCGGACAATGTTATGCTCATCAAGTTCCTGTGTTCCGGAAAAGGGAAGCTCAATATTGATGTATCGGCTAAAAGCCTGTTGCGCTATAACCTGCTGGTAAAGGACAATGATGAACTGATCGTCAGCGGTAAAGCGCCTGCCCATGTGGATCCCAGCTATTACAATCCTAAGGACAGGCAGCACATCATTTACAAAGATACGGCCGGTTGTAATGGCATGCGTTTCCAGTACAGGATCAAGGCCGTGTCGGCTGATGGAAATATTACCACCGATACAGCAGGCATTCATATACGGGATGCCAGCGAGATTTCCCTGTACGTAGCAGCTGCCACCAGCTTTAATGGTTTTGATAAATGTCCGGACAAACAAGGCAAAGATGAAAATGCGCTGGCTGCCGCCATCATTGCCAAAGCAGCGGGGAAATCATTCCCTGAATTATTTGCGCCACACTTCAACGACTATTCGAAATACTTTAACCGGGTGTTCTTCCTGGTAAAAGATACGCTCAAGGAGAATCCGCAACACAGGCTGCCTACCGATGAGCGCTTAAAGGCTTATACGGCCGGCGCGTATGATCCGGAGCTGGAGATGCTGTATTTCCAGTTTGGCCGTTACCTGCTCATTTCCTCTTCCCGGCCGGGCGGCCCGCCTGCCAACCTGCAGGGACTGTGGAATAAAGAGCTGCGGGCGCCCTGGAGCTCCAATTATACCATCAACATCAATACACAAATGAACTACTGGCCGGCAGAGGTGACCAACCTGCCGGAAATGCACCAGCCTTTGTTCGATTTTATTAAGAACCTTTCTGTAGCCGGGGCTAATACAGCCAAAGAGTTTTACCATGCAAGAGGATGGGTGGCGCACCACAATTCAGAAATATGGGCTACTTCCAATGCGGTAGGTGATAAAGGCGCGGGCGATCCTGTATGGGCCAACTGGTATATGGGCGGTAACTGGCTTTGCCAGCATTTGTGGGAGCACTATGCTTTCACCCGCGATAAACAGTTCCTGGCCGAAAAAGCATACCCCCTCATGAAGCAGGCTGCCTTGTTTACGCTCGACTGGCTGGTAGAAGATAAAAACGGCTACCTGGTTACAGCGCCTTCCACCACACCGGAAAATAAATTCAGGGACAGTGCCGGTAAGGAGCAAGGCGTATCCGTTGCTACGACAATGGATATGGCCATTATCTGGGACTTATTTACCAACCTCATAGAAGCATCGCAAATATTAGGCATTGATGCGGCCTTCAGGAATGAACTGATCGCAAAGCGAAAGAAATTATACCCGATGCATATTGGCAGCAAAGGCCAGTTGCAGGAATGGTATAAAGACTTTGCAGATACCGATCCGGAGCACCGCCATGTTTCTCACTTGTTTGGCTTACATCCCGGCCGCCAGATCACCGCCAATGGATCACCGGCTTTCTTCAATGCTGCTAAAAAGACCCTCGCCATACGTGGTGACGCCGGTACCGGCTGGAGCAGGGGCTGGAAGATAAACTGGTGGGCCCGCCTGCTGGATGGTGATCATGCTTACAAGCTCATCCGCCAGTTGCTCACCTATGCCAATACCACCGGCGAACAATATGCAAGCGGGGGCGGCACCTATCCCAATTTATTTGATGCGCACCCGCCCTTCCAGATAGATGGCAACTTTGCCGGCACAGCGGGCATGGCTGAAATGTTGTTGCAAAGTCATGCCGGTTATATTCATTTACTGCCTGCACTGCCGGCCGCCTGGAAGGAAGGCAACGTAAAAGGATTAATAGCCAGAGGCGCTTTTGAAATAGCGATGCAGTGGCAACAGGGCAAGCTGACCAATGCAAAAGTGACAGCCCGGAAAGGTGGGAAATGTGTGATCAGAACAGCTACGCCGGTAAGCGTGAAAGGTGTACAGGCAACTACGGTGAAGGAGGGGAATGATTACCTGGTCTCGTTTGCCACCAAACCTGGTGTTACTTACCAGTTAATCAGTAGCTTAAAATAA
- a CDS encoding DUF4861 domain-containing protein has translation MQILSLQRAAARLMVVALAITACSEPKQQKGQLVIENKDDVDRPNELVVLKRSELQSKVDSLTPGKYILLQEGGRPVVVQHDDLDGDGNWDEIAFLLPLNFEDRKKTLDISVSDAPATVKAVVRAHVRHMRKNADNTFGNDLAVDSIPAGQPATDFAKQPYPPFLTEGPAWENDKVGFRLYFDVRNGKDIWGKITSRMVLDEVGRDTANNYHAIADWGMDILKVGKSLGAGALALAVKTSAGKDTLVRLGNVNMGPVTYQKVADGPVRAIFRLHYPAWKILDSVAPVSLTEEISIWGGQYFYESKVTINGAPAGARLVTGIVNLHSKEAKNIDEPGYKVLYTYDAQSEKKDNLGMALLVSNEVFDGFITTPNANTDIQNTYAVALKTARQPITFRFYAGWQSSDGQFDGESSFVAFLREEIQRKNPVSITY, from the coding sequence ATGCAAATACTTTCTTTACAAAGGGCGGCAGCCCGGCTCATGGTCGTTGCACTGGCAATAACAGCCTGCAGTGAACCCAAACAACAAAAAGGACAACTGGTTATAGAAAATAAGGATGATGTTGACAGGCCCAATGAACTGGTGGTACTAAAAAGAAGTGAGCTGCAAAGCAAAGTGGATAGTCTTACACCCGGCAAATACATCCTCCTGCAGGAGGGGGGCAGGCCGGTGGTGGTACAGCATGACGATCTGGATGGGGATGGTAACTGGGACGAAATTGCTTTCCTGCTCCCGCTAAACTTCGAAGACAGAAAAAAGACATTGGACATTTCTGTATCTGATGCACCAGCTACTGTTAAAGCGGTGGTAAGGGCGCATGTACGACATATGCGCAAAAATGCCGACAATACCTTTGGCAATGACCTGGCGGTAGATTCCATACCGGCCGGTCAGCCCGCTACCGATTTTGCCAAACAACCTTATCCGCCTTTCCTCACCGAAGGTCCCGCCTGGGAAAATGACAAGGTAGGGTTCCGCCTCTACTTTGATGTGCGCAATGGAAAAGATATCTGGGGCAAAATTACTTCCCGTATGGTATTGGATGAAGTGGGAAGGGATACGGCAAATAATTACCACGCTATAGCCGATTGGGGCATGGATATCCTGAAGGTGGGTAAGTCGCTCGGCGCGGGAGCGTTGGCCCTGGCGGTGAAAACAAGCGCGGGAAAAGATACGCTGGTAAGGCTCGGCAATGTGAATATGGGGCCGGTAACTTACCAGAAGGTAGCCGATGGGCCGGTACGCGCCATCTTCCGGTTGCACTATCCTGCCTGGAAAATACTGGACAGTGTAGCGCCTGTTTCCCTTACGGAAGAGATCAGCATCTGGGGCGGACAATACTTTTATGAAAGCAAGGTAACCATCAACGGCGCACCTGCCGGCGCCAGGCTGGTAACAGGCATTGTAAACCTGCATAGCAAAGAAGCAAAAAATATAGATGAGCCAGGTTATAAAGTATTGTATACCTACGATGCGCAAAGCGAAAAGAAGGACAACCTGGGTATGGCCTTGCTGGTAAGCAATGAGGTGTTTGATGGTTTCATTACCACGCCCAATGCCAATACGGACATTCAGAATACCTACGCTGTAGCCTTGAAAACAGCCAGGCAACCCATCACCTTCCGTTTTTATGCAGGCTGGCAATCCAGTGATGGACAATTTGACGGAGAATCCTCATTCGTGGCATTTCTCCGGGAGGAAATTCAACGCAAGAACCCCGTATCTATAACTTATTAA
- a CDS encoding glycoside hydrolase family 127 protein — protein sequence MTKSLYNAVYATVILLLVCGPLLSRAQSHYPGQHAGKFALNDRLKPAVYSFDLQDVRLLDSRFKQNREREEQWLLSIPAGRLLHSFRTQAGIYSGNEGGYFTVKKLAGWEALDCELRGHSTGHLLSGLALMYATTGDELYKRKADSLVAGLAEVQQVLNQDGFLSAWPQELINRNIAGKKVWAPWYTLHKLLAGLIDQYLYADNKQALLIAAGMAAWAYKKLQPVTPEQRARMLRNEFGGINETFYNLYAITGDPQCKWLGEFFYHNEMLDPLKAGKDILEQKHANTYIPKLLGLTRQYEIAGSGEGDTIATFFWNTVIDHHSFCTGSNSDKEKFFKPDNQSAHLTGYTGESCNVYNMLKLTRHLYCHSGDIKYADYYEKALFNHILGQQDPATGMIAYFLPMLPGAYKVYSTPDSSFWCCVGSGFENQAKYGEAIYYHGENDLYINLFIPSVVNWKEKGLQLKQETVFPQNGAVTFTIEAAPVTDLTLKLRYPSWAGAGASLQVNGKAITLKQKPGSYIVLTRKWKKGDKITVHFPLFLHTVAANDNPHKAAIAYGPIILAGEMGTGDFRGRQPYSDPLLYNDYYTYDYHVPKDISTVLALDTHKINNAIEPVADQPLTFKTLKEGIILRPLYDIHRERYVVYWDIKQ from the coding sequence GTGACAAAGAGCTTATATAATGCTGTGTATGCTACCGTGATCCTGTTGCTGGTGTGTGGGCCATTATTGTCCCGCGCGCAATCGCATTATCCCGGCCAGCATGCGGGAAAGTTTGCCCTGAATGACCGGCTGAAACCGGCGGTCTATAGTTTCGACCTGCAGGATGTGCGCTTGTTGGATAGCCGGTTTAAACAGAATAGGGAGCGGGAAGAACAATGGTTATTGTCTATACCGGCAGGCAGGCTCCTGCACAGTTTCCGTACCCAGGCAGGTATCTATAGTGGCAATGAAGGTGGCTACTTCACGGTGAAAAAACTGGCAGGGTGGGAGGCGCTCGATTGCGAGCTGCGTGGCCATTCTACCGGTCACCTGTTGTCGGGCCTCGCTTTGATGTATGCCACTACGGGCGATGAGTTGTACAAGCGCAAAGCCGATAGCCTGGTAGCAGGATTGGCCGAAGTACAGCAGGTATTGAACCAGGATGGTTTTCTCAGCGCCTGGCCACAGGAGCTGATCAACCGGAATATAGCCGGTAAGAAAGTATGGGCGCCCTGGTACACCTTACACAAGCTGTTGGCCGGCCTGATAGATCAATACCTGTATGCTGATAATAAGCAGGCTTTGCTAATTGCGGCTGGCATGGCGGCCTGGGCATATAAAAAATTACAACCGGTAACGCCTGAGCAACGTGCCCGTATGTTGCGCAATGAGTTTGGCGGCATCAACGAAACCTTTTACAACCTGTATGCTATTACCGGCGATCCGCAGTGCAAATGGCTGGGCGAATTCTTTTACCATAATGAAATGCTCGATCCGCTGAAAGCAGGGAAAGACATACTGGAACAAAAACATGCCAATACCTATATACCCAAATTACTGGGCCTTACCCGTCAGTATGAAATAGCAGGCAGTGGAGAAGGTGATACCATTGCCACCTTCTTTTGGAATACCGTGATTGATCATCATTCCTTTTGTACCGGCAGCAACAGTGATAAGGAGAAATTCTTTAAGCCCGATAACCAGTCGGCCCACCTTACGGGTTATACCGGAGAGAGCTGCAATGTATACAATATGCTGAAGCTGACCCGCCACCTGTATTGCCACAGTGGTGATATCAAGTATGCGGATTATTATGAAAAAGCCTTGTTCAACCATATCCTTGGTCAGCAGGACCCGGCCACCGGCATGATCGCTTACTTCCTGCCGATGTTACCAGGCGCGTACAAAGTATACAGCACGCCAGACAGTTCCTTCTGGTGTTGTGTAGGCAGTGGTTTTGAAAACCAGGCCAAATATGGGGAAGCGATCTATTATCACGGGGAGAACGATCTCTACATAAACCTCTTCATCCCTTCTGTAGTAAACTGGAAAGAAAAAGGGCTGCAACTGAAACAGGAAACTGTCTTCCCGCAAAATGGTGCTGTTACCTTTACGATAGAAGCTGCTCCCGTCACTGACCTTACACTCAAACTCCGTTATCCATCCTGGGCTGGTGCAGGCGCCTCCCTGCAAGTGAATGGCAAAGCCATCACGCTCAAACAAAAGCCGGGCAGTTATATCGTCCTGACCCGTAAATGGAAAAAGGGCGACAAAATAACTGTCCACTTCCCGCTGTTCCTGCATACTGTAGCTGCCAATGATAATCCCCATAAAGCAGCCATTGCTTATGGTCCCATTATACTGGCAGGGGAAATGGGGACTGGTGATTTTCGTGGCCGTCAGCCTTATTCAGATCCGCTGTTGTACAATGATTATTATACTTATGACTACCACGTACCGAAAGACATTAGTACGGTACTGGCGCTTGATACCCATAAGATCAATAATGCGATTGAACCGGTGGCGGATCAACCTTTAACTTTTAAAACCTTGAAGGAAGGCATTATTCTGCGACCGCTGTATGACATTCACCGGGAACGGTATGTGGTGTACTGGGATATCAAACAATAA
- a CDS encoding serine hydrolase domain-containing protein yields the protein MKNVLLLPLLCLFTCLAVRAQTGKRAHDFSPVEKKIQQWVDSGYYTGASIIIAKDDKVIYEHYFGNYTPGTVAYIASAGKWLAAATIAAVVEEGKLSWDDKVQQWLPEFTDIKGEATLRQLLSHTAGYPDYQPAGARPDNYQTLQEAVAQILHLPADTLPGAVFKYGGLAMQVAGRMAELATGKDWETIFQEKIARPLQMTLTHFTPVDETPGHNPMIGGGARAGLHDYANFLSMISNEGMFRGKRILSVNAIRELQAGQVGKATVPAGEYVEKARGSQRKDIYGLGEWREEVDKKGVATLISSPSWAGAYPWIDKTNHVYGFFLTRVANMKNGFSSFYASPVLPMLVRKVLTAK from the coding sequence ATGAAAAATGTATTGCTATTGCCACTGCTGTGCCTTTTTACCTGTTTAGCTGTACGGGCGCAAACAGGAAAGCGGGCGCATGACTTCTCGCCGGTAGAAAAAAAGATACAGCAATGGGTGGACAGCGGTTATTACACCGGGGCTTCCATCATCATAGCGAAAGACGATAAAGTTATCTATGAGCATTACTTTGGCAATTATACACCCGGCACAGTAGCCTATATTGCCTCAGCCGGTAAGTGGCTGGCGGCAGCTACCATCGCAGCGGTAGTAGAGGAGGGAAAACTTAGTTGGGACGATAAAGTTCAGCAATGGCTGCCTGAATTTACAGATATCAAAGGAGAAGCCACCTTGCGACAGTTACTCTCCCATACGGCCGGCTATCCCGATTACCAGCCTGCCGGTGCAAGGCCCGATAATTACCAGACTTTGCAGGAAGCCGTAGCACAGATCCTGCACCTGCCTGCCGACACCCTGCCAGGCGCTGTATTCAAATACGGAGGACTGGCCATGCAGGTGGCCGGCAGGATGGCGGAACTGGCTACGGGTAAGGACTGGGAAACTATTTTCCAGGAAAAGATTGCCCGCCCTTTACAAATGACCCTTACTCATTTTACACCTGTTGATGAAACGCCGGGCCATAATCCCATGATCGGCGGCGGCGCGCGGGCAGGCCTGCACGACTATGCCAACTTTCTTTCCATGATCAGTAATGAGGGTATGTTCCGTGGTAAAAGAATATTGTCTGTCAATGCCATCCGGGAATTACAGGCCGGTCAGGTGGGCAAGGCAACTGTCCCTGCCGGTGAGTATGTGGAGAAAGCAAGGGGAAGCCAACGCAAGGATATTTATGGATTGGGTGAATGGCGGGAGGAAGTAGACAAAAAAGGAGTAGCTACCCTGATCAGCAGTCCTTCCTGGGCAGGCGCTTATCCCTGGATTGATAAAACAAACCATGTATATGGATTCTTTCTTACCAGGGTAGCCAATATGAAGAATGGGTTTTCTTCTTTCTATGCCAGCCCGGTATTGCCCATGCTGGTAAGAAAGGTGCTCACTGCTAAATGA
- a CDS encoding sugar porter family MFS transporter yields the protein MQVPIGSQTTATQDINGQSASGNLLGISLIAALAGFIFGFDTVVISGANLPIKELWNTSPWFHGFFIMSMALWGTVVGALLGGIPTQRYGRKKVLLWIGIFFSVSALGSALAQDPYTFSFFRFIGGLGIGVSSVAAPTYISEISTPATRGRLVAMYQFNIVFGILIAFLSNYFLEGMGGANDWRWMLGVMALPSVVYTVMVMGIPESPRWLMSKKNDEVAAKKVLSKLGVTNIDQELSAIRAGIQHETAAGRGAGFFSSRHNTILWLAFMVAFFNQWSGINFILYYAPEILERAGLAAKESLLNSIAIGGTNLLFTFVGLYLIDRLGRKTLLIIGSIGYIISLAMVAYAFYAGAGPGFLMTFLLLFIAAHAIGQGAVIWVFIAEIFPNKIRAMGQSFGASVHWVFAALITLITPVFLDADNGIFKDNPWPIFAFFAFMMALQLIWVFTKVPETKGVSLEDLEKKLVKE from the coding sequence ATGCAAGTTCCAATTGGATCACAAACCACAGCAACACAGGATATAAACGGTCAATCCGCCTCCGGCAACCTGTTGGGCATTTCTTTGATAGCTGCCCTTGCCGGCTTTATTTTCGGGTTCGACACAGTGGTGATTTCCGGTGCTAACCTTCCCATTAAAGAGCTCTGGAATACCTCCCCCTGGTTTCATGGTTTCTTCATCATGTCAATGGCCTTGTGGGGAACCGTAGTGGGTGCTTTATTGGGTGGCATTCCCACCCAACGCTATGGAAGAAAAAAAGTGCTGCTCTGGATCGGTATATTCTTTAGTGTGTCTGCCTTGGGTTCCGCCCTGGCGCAGGACCCTTATACTTTTTCCTTTTTCCGTTTTATAGGCGGGTTAGGTATAGGTGTTTCCTCCGTGGCCGCCCCTACCTATATTTCAGAAATTTCCACACCAGCCACCAGGGGACGGTTGGTGGCCATGTACCAGTTCAATATCGTATTCGGTATATTGATTGCCTTCCTTTCCAATTACTTCCTCGAAGGAATGGGTGGCGCTAACGACTGGCGGTGGATGTTGGGTGTAATGGCCCTGCCTTCTGTGGTCTACACAGTCATGGTGATGGGCATCCCCGAAAGTCCGCGGTGGTTAATGTCGAAAAAGAATGATGAAGTGGCAGCGAAGAAAGTATTGTCGAAGCTGGGGGTAACCAATATTGACCAGGAACTTTCGGCTATCCGGGCAGGTATTCAGCATGAAACGGCTGCAGGACGTGGCGCTGGCTTCTTCAGTTCCCGGCACAATACCATTTTGTGGCTGGCATTTATGGTGGCCTTCTTTAACCAGTGGTCGGGTATCAACTTCATCTTATACTATGCGCCGGAGATATTGGAAAGGGCCGGACTGGCTGCCAAAGAATCCTTACTCAATTCCATTGCCATTGGCGGTACCAACCTGCTCTTTACGTTTGTGGGATTGTACCTGATTGACCGGCTGGGCAGAAAGACGTTGCTGATCATTGGCTCCATTGGTTACATCATTAGCCTGGCCATGGTAGCCTATGCATTTTATGCAGGCGCCGGTCCGGGATTCTTAATGACCTTCCTTTTACTCTTTATAGCAGCCCATGCCATAGGGCAGGGTGCGGTGATCTGGGTATTCATTGCCGAAATATTTCCCAATAAAATACGGGCCATGGGCCAGTCATTCGGCGCCAGTGTACACTGGGTATTTGCCGCCCTCATCACCCTCATCACACCCGTGTTCCTGGATGCAGACAATGGGATATTCAAAGACAATCCCTGGCCCATCTTCGCCTTCTTTGCTTTCATGATGGCCCTGCAACTCATCTGGGTATTCACCAAAGTGCCGGAAACAAAAGGCGTATCACTGGAAGACCTGGAGAAGAAATTAGTGAAGGAGTAA
- a CDS encoding ROK family protein: protein MKTTYVTGVDIGGSHITAGLVNIATRSMVSDSLVRNPVNPHAGPDEIITAWGHTIRQAAFSLGATTYQVGIAMPGPFDYPNGVSLIKGFNKYESLYGLNVKALLAQFLGIQAADIKLKNDAAAFLQGEVFGGAARGYAKAAGITLGTGLGSARSMNGDTEEGALNILPLHEGIAEDYISIRWFMKRYHELTGQYANGVKALAEKAGQEEQAAQVFREFSANLALVLQHFMAEEQPDIVVVGGGIANAFDLFYPELKRLLAATMGDTVIKQSLLGEPAAMIGAASFFGETATIISSL from the coding sequence ATGAAAACAACTTATGTGACCGGTGTAGATATCGGAGGTTCGCATATTACGGCAGGATTAGTGAATATAGCCACCCGTTCAATGGTCAGTGATTCCCTGGTGCGTAACCCGGTTAACCCGCATGCAGGACCTGATGAGATCATTACTGCCTGGGGCCATACTATCCGGCAGGCCGCTTTTTCTTTAGGCGCTACTACTTACCAGGTAGGCATTGCTATGCCGGGGCCTTTTGATTATCCTAATGGCGTATCACTGATAAAAGGGTTTAATAAATATGAATCCCTGTACGGCTTAAATGTGAAAGCATTGCTGGCGCAGTTCCTAGGCATCCAGGCTGCGGATATTAAACTGAAGAACGATGCGGCCGCTTTCCTGCAGGGAGAAGTATTTGGCGGCGCCGCCAGGGGATACGCCAAAGCTGCAGGCATCACCTTAGGTACCGGCTTGGGCTCTGCCAGAAGCATGAACGGAGATACGGAAGAAGGAGCGTTGAACATTTTGCCCCTGCATGAGGGCATTGCAGAAGATTATATTTCTATCCGGTGGTTTATGAAAAGATATCACGAACTTACTGGTCAATATGCCAATGGCGTGAAAGCACTGGCCGAAAAAGCAGGGCAGGAGGAGCAGGCGGCACAGGTGTTCCGGGAGTTCTCCGCCAACCTCGCTCTTGTGTTGCAGCATTTTATGGCAGAAGAGCAACCGGACATTGTAGTAGTGGGTGGTGGCATTGCCAATGCGTTTGATCTTTTTTACCCCGAGCTTAAACGATTGCTGGCCGCTACTATGGGGGATACGGTGATTAAGCAGTCGTTACTGGGCGAACCGGCAGCCATGATCGGCGCCGCCAGCTTTTTTGGAGAAACAGCTACTATCATTTCTTCATTATAA